The following are encoded in a window of Acipenser ruthenus chromosome 26, fAciRut3.2 maternal haplotype, whole genome shotgun sequence genomic DNA:
- the LOC117430887 gene encoding protein ATP1B4-like isoform X2: MPAERKNKKSWGQVMKELKLFWWNPETHAFMGRSGKSWGLILLFYTIFYSFLAAMFTVCMYALLMTISPYTPTYRDRVVPPGVMISPRVGGFDIAFNASDPKTWAKYAETLNAFLTPYNDVEQERKNVACTPDVYFKQDDREESAERKACQFKRSSLGNCSGIDDPSFGYSEGKPCILLKMNRIIGYLPGEGTPVTVSCEALKGDVDHFGAAEFHPYDFFNLMYYPYYGKLTHVNYTSPLVAIRFPQVTTENPLTVQCKLNGKGIKSDSMQDRFLGRITFTLQIGA; the protein is encoded by the exons ATGCCAgcagagagaaaaaacaaaaaatcatggGGGCAAGTAATGAAGGAGCTGAAGCTGTTCTGGTGGAACCCCGAGACCCATGCGTTCATGGGGAGGTCAGGGAAAAGCTGGG GGCTCATCCTCTTGTTCTACACGATCTTCTACTCCTTCCTGGCTGCCATGTTCACGGTGTGCATGTATGCCTTGCTGATGACTATCAGTCCATACACACCCACCTACAGAGACAGGGTGGTCCCTCCAG GAGTGATGATCTCGCCCCGCGTCGGTGGATTCGACATCGCGTTCAATGCATCGGATCCCAAAACATGGGCCAAGTACGCGGAGACCCTGAATGCATTTCTGACAC CCTACAATGACGTCGAACAGGAAAGGAAGAACGTTGCCTGCACCCCTGATGTGTACTTCAAGCAGGACGACAGAGAGGAGAGCGCCGAGAGGAAAGCCTGCCAGTTCAAACGCTCCTCGCTGGGAAACTGCTCCGGGATCGACGATCCAAGCTTTGGCTACTCGGAGGGGAAGCCGTGCATCCTTCTGAAAATGAACAGG ATCATTGGTTACCTGCCTGGAGAAGGGACCCCAGTGACCGTGTCATGTGAAGCTCTG AAAGGAGATGTGGATCATTTTGGAGCTGCAGAATTCCATCCATATGACTTTTTCAATCTGATGTATTATCCTTACTACGGGAAACTGACCCAC GTGAATTACACCTCCCCGCTGGTGGCAATCCGCTTCCCTCAAGTGACAACAGAAAACCCCCTGACTGTCCAGTGCAAACTCAACGGGAAAGGCATCAAGAGTGACTCCATGCAGGACCGCTTCCTCGGCAGGATCACGTTCACACTCCAGATCGGAGCGTAG
- the LOC117430886 gene encoding lysosome-associated membrane glycoprotein 2-like isoform X1, whose amino-acid sequence MYSCIGLAFLLLLGCGVLQSDATVAEVLDQNNKTCIYAEMMVNFTVQYETSNSTLSTAEFVLPTNVTTAGSICGNKTVTPFLKISFGNGHYWSINFTHSNTSYHGDVFIFGYNVSDSTIFHNASQKGVIKVVANDTMPPVPMDHYYRCMSDDVFKQGNVTQTFWNVSIQAYIKDGNLSENATVCSADTPTTVAPVTNITTIAPVTNVTTAAPTTTPKPTPTPKPDKETYKVSRGNDTCLIITMGLQLNYSTSAQAPWEVKNIDPNVTTASGTCGNDTSTITLNENNTIYLVFSFAKHSSKTFYLKGVNVTTIVNGSAQQLGINNNLSYWEATLGSSYMCNKDQVFKVTDKLFINTYDLRVQPFNVTNGEYSTGYFAFPVGLFKYKTCLCWNPQMNIPVCISQLQDIQRFYNFISVLKDALNKSCKSFTCIQTNCFEMNHNNNKNMHIAK is encoded by the exons ATGTACAGCTGCATTGGCCTAGCTTTCCTTTTGCTTTTAGGCTGTG GTGTCCTACAGTCTGATGCAACTGTAGCAGAAGTTTTAGATCAGAACAACAAGACATGCATCTACGCTGAAATGATGGTGAATTTCACGGTTCAGTATGAGACCAGCAATTCTACACTT AGCACTGCAGAATTTGTCCTGCCAACAAATGTAACAACAGCAGGAAGCATCTGTGGCAATAAGACGGTCAccccttttttaaaaatcagttttgGGAATGGCCACTATTGGAGCATTAACTTCACACACAGCAATACTTCGTACCATGGAGATGTTTTTATCTTCGGCTATAATGTCAGTGACAGCACCATCTTTCATAATGCCTCTCAAAAAG GTGTTATCAAGGTTGTGGCCAATGATACAATGCCACCTGTGCCCATGGATCACTACTACAGATGTATGAGTGATGACGTTTTTAAGCAAGGCAATGTCACGCAGACCTTTTGGAACGTCAGTATTCAAGCTTACATTAAAGATGGAAATCTAAGTGAAAATG ccactGTGTGTAGTGCTGATACCCCGACCACTGTAGCTCCAGTGACAAATATAACGACTATAGCTCCAGTGACGAATGTAACAACTGCGGCTCCCACCACTACTCCTAAGCCAACTCCAACCCCAAAACCAGATAAGGAAACCTACAAGGTTTCCAGGGGCAATGACACATGCCTGATTATCACCATGGGACTGCAGCTCAACTACAGCACCAGTGCCCAG gcaCCGTGGGAAGTGAAGAACATTGACCCCAATGTAACCACTGCGTCAGGAACCTGTGGGAATGACACCTCCACCATAACGCTGAATGAGAACAACACCATTTATCTTGTTTTCTCCTTCGCTAAA cacagtTCAAAGACATTCTATCTTAAAGGAGTGAATGTAACCACAATTGTCAATGGCTCTG CACAACAACTTGGAATTAACAACAATCTAAGTTACTGGGAGGCAACCCTGGGCAGCTCCTACATGTGCAACAAGGACCAGGTGTTCAAGGTTACTGACAAGCTCTTCATCAACACATATGATCTGAGGGTGCAGCCTTTCAACGTGACCAACGGAGAATATTCTACAG gttacTTTGCCTTCCCAGTTgggttattcaaatataaaacctGTCTATGCTGGAATCCACAGATGAATATACCTGTATGCATTAGCCAGCTGCAAGATATCCAAAGGTTTTATAACTTTATTTCAGTTTTGAAGGATGCTCTAAACAAAAGCTGTAAATCTTTCACTTGTATACAGACCAACTGTTTTGAGAtgaaccacaacaacaacaaaaacatgcatATTGCAAAATAA
- the LOC117430886 gene encoding lysosome-associated membrane glycoprotein 2-like isoform X3 produces MYSCIGLAFLLLLGCGVLQSDATVAEVLDQNNKTCIYAEMMVNFTVQYETSNSTLSTAEFVLPTNVTTAGSICGNKTVTPFLKISFGNGHYWSINFTHSNTSYHGDVFIFGYNVSDSTIFHNASQKGVIKVVANDTMPPVPMDHYYRCMSDDVFKQGNVTQTFWNVSIQAYIKDGNLSENATVCSADTPTTVAPVTNITTIAPVTNVTTAAPTTTPKPTPTPKPDKETYKVSRGNDTCLIITMGLQLNYSTSAQAPWEVKNIDPNVTTASGTCGNDTSTITLNENNTIYLVFSFAKHSSKTFYLKGVNVTTIVNGSAQQLGINNNLSYWEATLGSSYMCNKDQVFKVTDKLFINTYDLRVQPFNVTNGEYSTAVECFLDSDLSFLVPVAVGVALSFLIILVLISYLIGRRKSRTGYQSV; encoded by the exons ATGTACAGCTGCATTGGCCTAGCTTTCCTTTTGCTTTTAGGCTGTG GTGTCCTACAGTCTGATGCAACTGTAGCAGAAGTTTTAGATCAGAACAACAAGACATGCATCTACGCTGAAATGATGGTGAATTTCACGGTTCAGTATGAGACCAGCAATTCTACACTT AGCACTGCAGAATTTGTCCTGCCAACAAATGTAACAACAGCAGGAAGCATCTGTGGCAATAAGACGGTCAccccttttttaaaaatcagttttgGGAATGGCCACTATTGGAGCATTAACTTCACACACAGCAATACTTCGTACCATGGAGATGTTTTTATCTTCGGCTATAATGTCAGTGACAGCACCATCTTTCATAATGCCTCTCAAAAAG GTGTTATCAAGGTTGTGGCCAATGATACAATGCCACCTGTGCCCATGGATCACTACTACAGATGTATGAGTGATGACGTTTTTAAGCAAGGCAATGTCACGCAGACCTTTTGGAACGTCAGTATTCAAGCTTACATTAAAGATGGAAATCTAAGTGAAAATG ccactGTGTGTAGTGCTGATACCCCGACCACTGTAGCTCCAGTGACAAATATAACGACTATAGCTCCAGTGACGAATGTAACAACTGCGGCTCCCACCACTACTCCTAAGCCAACTCCAACCCCAAAACCAGATAAGGAAACCTACAAGGTTTCCAGGGGCAATGACACATGCCTGATTATCACCATGGGACTGCAGCTCAACTACAGCACCAGTGCCCAG gcaCCGTGGGAAGTGAAGAACATTGACCCCAATGTAACCACTGCGTCAGGAACCTGTGGGAATGACACCTCCACCATAACGCTGAATGAGAACAACACCATTTATCTTGTTTTCTCCTTCGCTAAA cacagtTCAAAGACATTCTATCTTAAAGGAGTGAATGTAACCACAATTGTCAATGGCTCTG CACAACAACTTGGAATTAACAACAATCTAAGTTACTGGGAGGCAACCCTGGGCAGCTCCTACATGTGCAACAAGGACCAGGTGTTCAAGGTTACTGACAAGCTCTTCATCAACACATATGATCTGAGGGTGCAGCCTTTCAACGTGACCAACGGAGAATATTCTACAG CTGTGGAGTGCTTCTTGGACTCTGACCTGAGCTTTCTTGTGCCTGTTGCTGTCGGGGTGGCTTTGAGTTTCCTAATCATCCTTGTGCTAATCTCTTACCTGATTGGGAGAAGGAAAAGTCGCACTGGCTACCAATCCGTATAA
- the LOC117430886 gene encoding lysosome-associated membrane glycoprotein 2-like isoform X2, whose translation MYSCIGLAFLLLLGCGVLQSDATVAEVLDQNNKTCIYAEMMVNFTVQYETSNSTLSTAEFVLPTNVTTAGSICGNKTVTPFLKISFGNGHYWSINFTHSNTSYHGDVFIFGYNVSDSTIFHNASQKGVIKVVANDTMPPVPMDHYYRCMSDDVFKQGNVTQTFWNVSIQAYIKDGNLSENATVCSADTPTTVAPVTNITTIAPVTNVTTAAPTTTPKPTPTPKPDKETYKVSRGNDTCLIITMGLQLNYSTSAQAPWEVKNIDPNVTTASGTCGNDTSTITLNENNTIYLVFSFAKHSSKTFYLKGVNVTTIVNGSAQQLGINNNLSYWEATLGSSYMCNKDQVFKVTDKLFINTYDLRVQPFNVTNGEYSTAEDCSSDKENYIVPIAVGVALAVLVIIVLVAYLIGRSRNRSAGYEQF comes from the exons ATGTACAGCTGCATTGGCCTAGCTTTCCTTTTGCTTTTAGGCTGTG GTGTCCTACAGTCTGATGCAACTGTAGCAGAAGTTTTAGATCAGAACAACAAGACATGCATCTACGCTGAAATGATGGTGAATTTCACGGTTCAGTATGAGACCAGCAATTCTACACTT AGCACTGCAGAATTTGTCCTGCCAACAAATGTAACAACAGCAGGAAGCATCTGTGGCAATAAGACGGTCAccccttttttaaaaatcagttttgGGAATGGCCACTATTGGAGCATTAACTTCACACACAGCAATACTTCGTACCATGGAGATGTTTTTATCTTCGGCTATAATGTCAGTGACAGCACCATCTTTCATAATGCCTCTCAAAAAG GTGTTATCAAGGTTGTGGCCAATGATACAATGCCACCTGTGCCCATGGATCACTACTACAGATGTATGAGTGATGACGTTTTTAAGCAAGGCAATGTCACGCAGACCTTTTGGAACGTCAGTATTCAAGCTTACATTAAAGATGGAAATCTAAGTGAAAATG ccactGTGTGTAGTGCTGATACCCCGACCACTGTAGCTCCAGTGACAAATATAACGACTATAGCTCCAGTGACGAATGTAACAACTGCGGCTCCCACCACTACTCCTAAGCCAACTCCAACCCCAAAACCAGATAAGGAAACCTACAAGGTTTCCAGGGGCAATGACACATGCCTGATTATCACCATGGGACTGCAGCTCAACTACAGCACCAGTGCCCAG gcaCCGTGGGAAGTGAAGAACATTGACCCCAATGTAACCACTGCGTCAGGAACCTGTGGGAATGACACCTCCACCATAACGCTGAATGAGAACAACACCATTTATCTTGTTTTCTCCTTCGCTAAA cacagtTCAAAGACATTCTATCTTAAAGGAGTGAATGTAACCACAATTGTCAATGGCTCTG CACAACAACTTGGAATTAACAACAATCTAAGTTACTGGGAGGCAACCCTGGGCAGCTCCTACATGTGCAACAAGGACCAGGTGTTCAAGGTTACTGACAAGCTCTTCATCAACACATATGATCTGAGGGTGCAGCCTTTCAACGTGACCAACGGAGAATATTCTACAG CTGAAGATTGCTCTTCTGATAAAGAAAACTACATTGTGCCCATAGCGGTCGGAGTAgccctggcagttctagttattatagTGCTGGTGGCATATCTTATTGGGAGGAGTCGAAACCGCAGCGCTGGATATGAGCAGTTCTGA
- the LOC117430886 gene encoding lysosome-associated membrane glycoprotein 2-like isoform X4 — translation MYSCIGLAFLLLLGCGVLQSDATVAEVLDQNNKTCIYAEMMVNFTVQYETSNSTLSTAEFVLPTNVTTAGSICGNKTVTPFLKISFGNGHYWSINFTHSNTSYHGDVFIFGYNVSDSTIFHNASQKGVIKVVANDTMPPVPMDHYYRCMSDDVFKQGNVTQTFWNVSIQAYIKDGNLSENATVCSADTPTTVAPVTNITTIAPVTNVTTAAPTTTPKPTPTPKPDKETYKVSRGNDTCLIITMGLQLNYSTSAQAPWEVKNIDPNVTTASGTCGNDTSTITLNENNTIYLVFSFAKHSSKTFYLKGVNVTTIVNGSAQQLGINNNLSYWEATLGSSYMCNKDQVFKVTDKLFINTYDLRVQPFNVTNGEYSTAHECSLDDSSLLIPIIVGAALAGLIVIVVIAYLIGRRKTYVGYQTL, via the exons ATGTACAGCTGCATTGGCCTAGCTTTCCTTTTGCTTTTAGGCTGTG GTGTCCTACAGTCTGATGCAACTGTAGCAGAAGTTTTAGATCAGAACAACAAGACATGCATCTACGCTGAAATGATGGTGAATTTCACGGTTCAGTATGAGACCAGCAATTCTACACTT AGCACTGCAGAATTTGTCCTGCCAACAAATGTAACAACAGCAGGAAGCATCTGTGGCAATAAGACGGTCAccccttttttaaaaatcagttttgGGAATGGCCACTATTGGAGCATTAACTTCACACACAGCAATACTTCGTACCATGGAGATGTTTTTATCTTCGGCTATAATGTCAGTGACAGCACCATCTTTCATAATGCCTCTCAAAAAG GTGTTATCAAGGTTGTGGCCAATGATACAATGCCACCTGTGCCCATGGATCACTACTACAGATGTATGAGTGATGACGTTTTTAAGCAAGGCAATGTCACGCAGACCTTTTGGAACGTCAGTATTCAAGCTTACATTAAAGATGGAAATCTAAGTGAAAATG ccactGTGTGTAGTGCTGATACCCCGACCACTGTAGCTCCAGTGACAAATATAACGACTATAGCTCCAGTGACGAATGTAACAACTGCGGCTCCCACCACTACTCCTAAGCCAACTCCAACCCCAAAACCAGATAAGGAAACCTACAAGGTTTCCAGGGGCAATGACACATGCCTGATTATCACCATGGGACTGCAGCTCAACTACAGCACCAGTGCCCAG gcaCCGTGGGAAGTGAAGAACATTGACCCCAATGTAACCACTGCGTCAGGAACCTGTGGGAATGACACCTCCACCATAACGCTGAATGAGAACAACACCATTTATCTTGTTTTCTCCTTCGCTAAA cacagtTCAAAGACATTCTATCTTAAAGGAGTGAATGTAACCACAATTGTCAATGGCTCTG CACAACAACTTGGAATTAACAACAATCTAAGTTACTGGGAGGCAACCCTGGGCAGCTCCTACATGTGCAACAAGGACCAGGTGTTCAAGGTTACTGACAAGCTCTTCATCAACACATATGATCTGAGGGTGCAGCCTTTCAACGTGACCAACGGAGAATATTCTACAG CCCATGAGTGCTCACTGGACGACAGCAGCCTTCTGATTCCAATCATTGTTGGCGCTGCCCTGGCAGGCTTGATTGTCATTGTTGTGATTGCTTATTTGATTGGTAGAAGAAAGACCTACGTCGGATATCAAACCCTTTAA
- the LOC117430887 gene encoding protein ATP1B4-like isoform X1 — MEQNSTAGGATEQYHGNYLSNPAVTAEPRREEEEEEEEEEEEDDDEMPAERKNKKSWGQVMKELKLFWWNPETHAFMGRSGKSWGLILLFYTIFYSFLAAMFTVCMYALLMTISPYTPTYRDRVVPPGVMISPRVGGFDIAFNASDPKTWAKYAETLNAFLTPYNDVEQERKNVACTPDVYFKQDDREESAERKACQFKRSSLGNCSGIDDPSFGYSEGKPCILLKMNRIIGYLPGEGTPVTVSCEALKGDVDHFGAAEFHPYDFFNLMYYPYYGKLTHVNYTSPLVAIRFPQVTTENPLTVQCKLNGKGIKSDSMQDRFLGRITFTLQIGA; from the exons ATGGAACAGAATTCAACCGCGGGAGGAGCCACCGAGCAGTACCATGGAAACTACCTTTCAAACCCG GCAGTCACAGCCGAGCCCCgcagagaggaagaggaggaggaggaagaggaggaggaggaagacgaCGACGAGATGCCAgcagagagaaaaaacaaaaaatcatggGGGCAAGTAATGAAGGAGCTGAAGCTGTTCTGGTGGAACCCCGAGACCCATGCGTTCATGGGGAGGTCAGGGAAAAGCTGGG GGCTCATCCTCTTGTTCTACACGATCTTCTACTCCTTCCTGGCTGCCATGTTCACGGTGTGCATGTATGCCTTGCTGATGACTATCAGTCCATACACACCCACCTACAGAGACAGGGTGGTCCCTCCAG GAGTGATGATCTCGCCCCGCGTCGGTGGATTCGACATCGCGTTCAATGCATCGGATCCCAAAACATGGGCCAAGTACGCGGAGACCCTGAATGCATTTCTGACAC CCTACAATGACGTCGAACAGGAAAGGAAGAACGTTGCCTGCACCCCTGATGTGTACTTCAAGCAGGACGACAGAGAGGAGAGCGCCGAGAGGAAAGCCTGCCAGTTCAAACGCTCCTCGCTGGGAAACTGCTCCGGGATCGACGATCCAAGCTTTGGCTACTCGGAGGGGAAGCCGTGCATCCTTCTGAAAATGAACAGG ATCATTGGTTACCTGCCTGGAGAAGGGACCCCAGTGACCGTGTCATGTGAAGCTCTG AAAGGAGATGTGGATCATTTTGGAGCTGCAGAATTCCATCCATATGACTTTTTCAATCTGATGTATTATCCTTACTACGGGAAACTGACCCAC GTGAATTACACCTCCCCGCTGGTGGCAATCCGCTTCCCTCAAGTGACAACAGAAAACCCCCTGACTGTCCAGTGCAAACTCAACGGGAAAGGCATCAAGAGTGACTCCATGCAGGACCGCTTCCTCGGCAGGATCACGTTCACACTCCAGATCGGAGCGTAG